GATATTATCGCTCTGGCCGCGGCGGAAAAGCCGCAGTGTATCGTGGTGGATTCCATACAGACCATCTATTCCGGTGAAATACCGGGGGCAGCCGGGTCCGTGAGCCAGATTAGAGAATCGGCGTCGCGGCTTGTGGATATGGCCAAGCAGTCCGGCGTGCCGGTGATACTCGTGGGGCATATCACCAAGGACGGCGCCATTGCCGGCCCGAAACTGCTGGAACACCTGGTGGATACGGTGCTGTATTTCGAGGGTGATTTCTCCCGGGATTTCAGGATGCTCCGGGCCTTCAAAAACCGCTTCGGATCGGTCAACGAGGTGGGCCTTTTCCGCATGACCGCCTCGGGACTCCAGGAGGTGAAGGACAAGAACCGGGTCTTTCTGAACAGCTTTTCATCGTCATCGCCGGGGAACGCCGTTTCGGCCGCCATTGAGGGCAGCAGAACCATTCTCTTCGAGGTACAGTCGCTCGTTACCTTTACCACCTTTTCAAATCCCCGGCGCATGTCCGACGGGTTAGACCAGAACCGCCTGATCATCATCAATGCCGTTCTGGAGAAACATGCCGGGCTGAAGCTGAATTCCTTTGATGTTTTTATAAACGTATCGGGAGGTTTCCGGATCAATGAAACGGCCGCAGATCTTGCCGTGGCTATGGCCATAGCCTCGAGTATGAAGGACCGGCCCGTGCCGGAAGGAACGGGATTTCTCGGCGAGATATCCCTGTCAGGGGACGTGAGGCCCGTATCACAGTGTTCCAGGAGAATGCAGGAATTCCGGGCCTCGGGCTTTCATACGGTCGTCGTATCGGAAAGCGACATGAAGGATGCCAGGAACGCCGGTTTTGAAGGCACCATTCACGGCGTTAAAAAAATCAGCGAAGCCATAAATCTCCTTTTCTGACCGGCTGTTTCGGGCCCGGTGTATCCTTCTTTTCCCGCCGATTTTCCCATGAAGTATCAATAAAAACTTGCTGTGAAGGGGTAAATCATAGTATTAATATATCAGGGGTATTTTCACCGCCGGACAGAGGATATGAGTTTTTTAATGATAGGATACAGGAATGACCCTCCCCACAGGCTGTTTTTCAGACAGCCCGACCCCGTGGACTATGCTTCTGTCGCAGATCAGCCCCACGAAAATACCGAGGAAAGGGATGAAGAGGAACATCTCCTCATCTGCCGTTACTGCAGGAATATCATTACCTCGCCGAAGGAGAGAATTGAAATAGAGGGCAGAATGAGTATTGCATTTACCAATCCCGCGGGAATTGTATATCGTATCGGTTGTTTTTCATCGGCCCGGGGATGCGTGAGCTGCGGAGTTCCAACCGAGGAGTTTACCTGGTTTAAAGGCTACCGCTGGGACGTGGCCCTGTGCTCCGTCTGTATGAATCACCTGGGATGGCGCTATCAGGGGAAAGAGCGGCAATTTTTCGGACTGGTGCTCGATTATCTTATTGATAACCGGTAAGGCCGTCGCATCACAGGTTATCCAGTATTTTTTTCATGGCCCCGGCATTGATCTCCTTTATTTCAACTACACGTGAATCATCACCGGCAGGCGACGGGGCTGCTGTTCCGTAAAGTGCAGTGCTCACCACATCAACCAGTTCTATGTTCCGCAGCGCTTCATCGTATCCCGTTGCCGGCGGAAAAATCCTCTGTGACATGAGAAAATCCATACTGTAGCTCCTGCTCATTTCATCGAAGCGACGGGTCTGCACGAGGATATTGAGCCATGTTTTTTTATTTTCATACAGGAGGCTGCGGAGGTCTGTGTCCTGTTCTTTTTCACTCATGATACGGAGCAGGAAATCAACGGCCTGCAGAAAGTCTCTGTCGCTGCAATGTACCGGTCCCGCAAGGTTCCGCACAAGATCGGTTATGTGCCTTTCCTGATGAGGCGTGAGCAGGTACGGGGAGTTGCGGATGCGCATCCGTGCCTCCATGTATCGGGCTGCTTTCCCCGTATTATCAATGGGATGTGAAAGGGGGATGGGAGTTTTCCTTGTCAGGTTGAGATGGCGCATATAATGGTTTGATAAGGTGTCGCATAACGGAACATCGACGGTAATGGAGATATCGTCATCGGCCAGTGAAACGGCTACTGATTCCACGGAACGGGCAACCAGTTCCCGCACCTTTTCGGTTTCCTCTCGTGAAAGACCTGACGCCGGGATAAGGGGTTCCAGGAGGAGACGGATCGTATGATCCGGGAAAAACACCATTTCCGCCAGTCCCTGGCCGTAAGCATCATCGGCGCAGATGAGTTCCGCCGTTTCATGAAGATCGGCGACGCCGATAACGTTCCAGGCGAATTCAAGTATGTCGTCGCCGGTACGTATGCCCTTCCCGAGATGGACTATTATTTCATGTGCAATTGTATTAATGATGTGCTCCCCGTTTATCATACATTGTCCTGTAGTTGAATGGTAAAAGTTCCGGGGATTTGTCCATCAACCCGGCAGTAAAGAAATTCACACCGCTGAATTATCGGGGAGACGGCTTATCCTGATACGTATGCCCCGGGCCCTGAACGAGGTAAAGCGGTCGGGCCTTATTTTCAGCAGGTCAACGTCGATTACGGTGCCGCTTTCAGTATGGGGCGGGATTGATACCTCGAGATGGGACGTGGTGTGTATCCTTCCCATGCCGCGGCATACATGACACTGCGGGTTGCGGCCCGAACAGAGCGGGCATGTCATGCGTGACGGAAGTTCGATATAGGCGACGGCTCCCCGGCGGCCTTCCTCGGGTGTGACTAAGATTTCAATATCCTGCCCGAAATTTAGAAGAATATCCTTCCGTTTTATTCCCCGGGGCTTCAGGTTGGCCTTCAGCAGCTCATTCAGTGAAGCGGAATACTTGACCCTTCGCCGCGGAATTACCAGGGTGGTGCTGTATCTGAGCTGCACGTTTTTAAAGAGATAGCGGTCATAGTCTTTCCTGGTTTCGGTGTCGGCCAGAACGCGGTATGCCCGGATAATCAG
The Spirochaetae bacterium HGW-Spirochaetae-1 DNA segment above includes these coding regions:
- a CDS encoding DNA repair protein RadA, giving the protein MAKKKEYYVCTACGADSVKWHGRCPSCQEWNTMVEVEASRPSHKHTKPAAVPLSSVSIEGVQRIQTGIGEFNLVCGGGIVPGSVILMGGEPGIGKSTMALQVAHYLDTVYVSGEESPAQLRQRAERLGIDLDRIKISTNTAVEDIIALAAAEKPQCIVVDSIQTIYSGEIPGAAGSVSQIRESASRLVDMAKQSGVPVILVGHITKDGAIAGPKLLEHLVDTVLYFEGDFSRDFRMLRAFKNRFGSVNEVGLFRMTASGLQEVKDKNRVFLNSFSSSSPGNAVSAAIEGSRTILFEVQSLVTFTTFSNPRRMSDGLDQNRLIIINAVLEKHAGLKLNSFDVFINVSGGFRINETAADLAVAMAIASSMKDRPVPEGTGFLGEISLSGDVRPVSQCSRRMQEFRASGFHTVVVSESDMKDARNAGFEGTIHGVKKISEAINLLF